Proteins from a single region of Lysinibacillus sp. JNUCC-52:
- the eutH gene encoding ethanolamine utilization protein EutH yields MDKFVLLVIGSFFVIGCIDYMTGNHLKLGRKFEEGIKTMGPLGLGMIGILSLAPLLSNFLSAKIIPICKVLHLDPSIIPSAFFAVDMGGYQMAEKLAITEEMGTFSGIIIASTLGATISFSIPVALGMLAKEDEKFFSKGVLVGIMTIPIGCLAAGLWQNINIKLLVWNLVPIFMFAIILGIGLLKAPHVFIKIFNLFGKLIMSLSAVGLLLQGIEVIFGVRLVSDLAPLSESMVIVGKIAFILAGAYPMLEVINLIFKNRFEKIGRKFGINSASVAGIIGNLASNLLIFGTFKDMNSKGKVVCTAFGVSGAFVFGGQFGYVSEVAPEMLGAFIVSKLTAGLISIVLALWLYDRENKKFNIKNVGGTRNEY; encoded by the coding sequence ATGGATAAATTTGTATTGCTTGTAATTGGCTCCTTTTTTGTAATCGGATGTATCGATTATATGACTGGGAATCATTTAAAACTAGGTAGGAAATTTGAAGAAGGCATAAAAACTATGGGGCCTCTAGGGCTAGGGATGATAGGTATACTATCTTTAGCACCTCTATTAAGTAATTTTTTATCCGCTAAGATTATTCCAATATGTAAAGTATTACATTTAGATCCTTCAATCATACCTTCAGCATTCTTTGCTGTAGATATGGGGGGCTATCAAATGGCGGAGAAGCTAGCAATAACTGAGGAGATGGGCACCTTCTCAGGCATTATCATTGCTTCTACTTTAGGAGCTACGATTAGTTTTTCCATTCCAGTCGCTTTAGGAATGCTTGCAAAAGAAGATGAGAAATTCTTTTCTAAAGGTGTTTTGGTTGGAATTATGACTATACCGATAGGATGTCTTGCGGCAGGATTATGGCAAAATATAAATATTAAACTATTAGTGTGGAACTTGGTACCTATATTTATGTTTGCGATTATTTTAGGTATTGGATTATTAAAAGCACCTCATGTGTTTATAAAAATATTTAATCTATTTGGTAAGCTTATCATGAGTTTAAGTGCTGTAGGATTACTTTTACAAGGTATAGAGGTAATATTTGGTGTAAGGCTTGTTTCAGATTTAGCACCTCTATCTGAATCTATGGTTATAGTAGGGAAAATCGCCTTTATTTTAGCTGGTGCATATCCTATGCTAGAAGTGATTAATCTAATTTTTAAAAATAGGTTTGAAAAAATAGGGAGGAAATTTGGCATTAATTCTGCATCGGTAGCAGGTATTATCGGTAATTTAGCTAGCAATTTATTAATTTTTGGCACATTCAAGGATATGAATTCTAAAGGGAAAGTTGTATGTACTGCTTTTGGGGTAAGTGGAGCGTTTGTATTTGGTGGCCAATTTGGATATGTATCAGAAGTAGCCCCAGAAATGTTAGGCGCGTTTATCGTTTCGAAGCTTACAGCAGGTTTAATTAGTATAGTACTAGCCTTATGGTTATATGATCGAGAAAATAAAAAATTTAATATTAAAAATGTTGGAGGTACTAGGAATGAATATTAG
- a CDS encoding aminopeptidase P family protein, producing the protein MNIRDRVEKLRKLMQENHMDAYIIPSFDAHQSEYIADYWKCREWISGFTGSAGTVVITLNDAGLWTDGRYYIQAEKQLENSGIRLFRMVDPGVPFYSEWLADVLNEGSIVGFDGNVFSIDLVKKMEEDLKGKGITLKMDQDLIGSLWEDRPEIPKGAIFTHDVNYAGQSRVEKINEVRAIMKNKGANYYILTSLDDIAWLLNIRGNDVPNNPVAIANVVVAQHKCYLFIDSSKVPALVKSELEAEGIELKENNDLQTFLKYLSAEDVVLLDPNKTNIGLYNAINEKTKKLESPNITTHLKAIKNDVEIKNLKWCEIKDGLAMVKFMKWLKDSVEQEEITEITAEQKLEDFRREQEGFVGPSFDTIAGYKEHAAMMHYKANQESQYTLNNEGLFLIDSGGQYYDGTTDITRTIVLGKLTEEQKRDYTLVLKGFIALSSVKYLYGATGANLDVLARQPIWQYGLDYKCGTGHGVGFFLNVHEGPQSIRNTNHVTLEKGMIVTNEPGIYLEGKYGIRIENMMLVVEDEKTEFGQFMKFEAVTYCPIDLAGINKDMLTESEKQWLNNYHQEVYTKLVPYLNEEESAWLREETKEI; encoded by the coding sequence ATGAATATTAGAGATAGAGTTGAAAAGTTAAGAAAGCTAATGCAAGAAAATCATATGGATGCTTATATAATTCCAAGTTTTGATGCACATCAGAGCGAATATATAGCTGACTATTGGAAATGTAGAGAATGGATTTCAGGTTTCACAGGGTCTGCTGGGACAGTAGTAATTACATTAAACGATGCTGGATTATGGACAGATGGCAGATATTATATTCAAGCTGAAAAGCAGCTTGAAAATTCAGGAATAAGATTATTTAGAATGGTAGATCCAGGGGTACCGTTTTATTCAGAATGGCTAGCAGATGTTCTAAATGAAGGAAGCATTGTAGGCTTTGATGGAAATGTATTTTCAATAGATTTAGTTAAAAAGATGGAAGAAGATCTAAAAGGGAAAGGTATCACGTTAAAAATGGATCAAGATTTAATAGGTAGTCTGTGGGAAGATAGACCAGAGATTCCTAAAGGGGCGATTTTTACTCATGACGTGAACTACGCGGGGCAATCACGAGTAGAAAAAATAAATGAAGTAAGAGCCATAATGAAAAATAAAGGAGCAAATTATTATATTTTAACTTCCCTTGATGATATTGCCTGGCTTTTGAATATAAGAGGTAACGATGTACCTAATAATCCAGTGGCGATAGCGAATGTAGTTGTAGCACAACATAAATGTTATTTATTTATTGATTCGAGCAAGGTTCCCGCTTTAGTAAAATCGGAATTAGAGGCAGAAGGAATTGAGTTGAAAGAAAATAATGATTTACAAACATTCTTAAAATACCTTTCGGCCGAAGATGTCGTGCTTTTAGATCCAAATAAAACAAATATCGGATTATATAATGCCATTAACGAAAAAACAAAGAAACTTGAAAGTCCTAACATTACAACGCATTTAAAAGCGATTAAAAATGATGTGGAAATAAAAAATTTAAAATGGTGTGAAATAAAAGATGGTTTAGCTATGGTGAAATTTATGAAATGGCTAAAAGATTCTGTAGAACAGGAAGAAATTACAGAGATTACTGCAGAACAAAAATTAGAAGATTTCAGAAGAGAACAGGAAGGTTTTGTTGGGCCTAGCTTTGATACGATTGCAGGTTATAAAGAACATGCAGCAATGATGCATTATAAAGCTAACCAAGAATCGCAATATACGCTTAATAATGAAGGTCTATTTTTAATTGATTCAGGCGGACAATATTATGATGGCACAACAGATATTACAAGAACGATTGTTTTAGGAAAACTAACTGAGGAACAAAAAAGAGATTATACTTTGGTGTTAAAAGGCTTTATTGCATTAAGCTCAGTAAAATATTTATACGGAGCAACAGGCGCTAACTTAGATGTTTTAGCAAGACAACCAATTTGGCAGTATGGCTTGGATTATAAATGTGGAACAGGACATGGGGTAGGCTTTTTCCTAAATGTTCATGAAGGACCACAAAGCATTCGAAATACGAATCATGTTACATTAGAAAAAGGCATGATTGTTACGAATGAACCTGGAATCTATCTTGAAGGTAAATATGGAATTAGAATTGAAAATATGATGTTAGTAGTTGAAGACGAGAAAACAGAATTCGGACAATTTATGAAGTTTGAAGCAGTGACATATTGCCCTATTGATTTGGCAGGGATTAATAAAGATATGTTAACAGAGAGTGAAAAACAATGGTTAAACAATTATCACCAAGAGGTTTACACAAAGCTAGTTCCATATTTAAATGAAGAAGAAAGTGCATGGTTAAGAGAAGAAACGAAAGAAATATAA
- a CDS encoding undecaprenyl-diphosphate phosphatase, with the protein MDILELLKALILGFVEGMTEFAPVSSTGHMIIVDDMWLKTEEFLGKYPANTFKIVVQLGSILAVVVVMWKRMLSLVGLYNISGQSRSMKGRFNLMHVIVGMLPAVVLGFAFKDFIDDHLFKVEHVIYALVAGAILMIVADKFAPRKPKVESLDDISYGMAFKVGLVQCLSLWPGFSRSGATISGGVLFGISHRVAADFTFIMAVPIMAGASLVSVLKNWDTLSMDYLGFYVVGFISSFVFALLSIKFFLALISKVKLMPFAIYRLVLAAILSIIIFM; encoded by the coding sequence GTGGATATATTAGAATTATTGAAGGCACTTATTTTAGGCTTTGTCGAAGGGATGACAGAGTTTGCACCAGTATCTTCTACAGGTCATATGATTATTGTAGATGATATGTGGTTAAAGACAGAGGAGTTTTTAGGAAAGTATCCAGCGAATACTTTTAAGATTGTTGTTCAGTTAGGCTCGATATTAGCGGTTGTAGTGGTCATGTGGAAGCGTATGCTAAGCCTAGTGGGTCTATACAATATTAGTGGACAATCAAGATCAATGAAAGGTCGCTTTAACTTAATGCATGTCATTGTCGGTATGCTACCAGCAGTTGTATTAGGTTTTGCGTTCAAAGATTTTATTGATGACCATTTATTTAAAGTAGAGCATGTTATTTATGCATTAGTAGCAGGGGCAATTTTAATGATTGTTGCTGATAAATTTGCACCAAGAAAGCCTAAAGTCGAATCATTAGATGATATTTCTTATGGCATGGCGTTTAAAGTAGGTTTAGTACAGTGTTTATCATTATGGCCAGGATTTTCTCGTTCGGGTGCAACGATTTCAGGTGGTGTCCTTTTCGGGATTAGTCACCGAGTAGCTGCTGATTTTACATTTATTATGGCTGTTCCGATAATGGCGGGTGCAAGTCTTGTTTCAGTATTGAAAAACTGGGATACCCTTTCGATGGATTATTTAGGGTTCTATGTAGTTGGTTTTATTAGCTCTTTTGTATTTGCATTACTATCCATTAAGTTTTTCTTAGCTCTTATTTCAAAAGTAAAACTGATGCCATTTGCGATTTATCGTTTAGTATTAGCTGCTATACTAAGTATTATTATTTTCATGTAA
- a CDS encoding globin-coupled sensor protein → MFQFRNRPKQNTIAMNDVSNTGVSIQDKERLLQLQLVNLTIQDLQLIKSLKPYVEQNVVEVVETFYKAVESVPTLREVIQKHSSSERLRQTLRHHIIEMFEGRIDDNFLEKRRSVGKMHVKINLYPKWYLAAFQNLEKSLRKIVYNLHLSNDEEEKYCDAISKMCNFEQQIVLEEYNNYSNFIVEEQRNSIRSHVKDIVGGISTQLEAQSHDTNESVMELISSTKQVNTYLKESLDEAKTMQKVSSEGYSKIVLLNEQTGKINDKTAEMAIMVEELNHSSSKINKVIEMVKSISGQTNLLALNSAIEAARAGEHGKGFAVVADEVRKLADQTKESVEQIADLIGMSSGITKHVVQAIQEIQELVNNSIEQNLNSLKAFDAISGSVEGSIVNFQNVGSQIAELATVIESIGESSEELERVASRLDTTIKDF, encoded by the coding sequence ATGTTTCAATTTAGGAATAGACCTAAACAAAATACAATTGCAATGAATGATGTGTCAAATACAGGTGTATCTATTCAAGATAAGGAACGTTTGCTACAGCTACAACTCGTCAATTTAACAATACAAGATTTACAGTTAATAAAAAGTTTAAAGCCATATGTGGAGCAAAATGTTGTGGAAGTGGTTGAAACATTTTATAAAGCTGTAGAAAGTGTACCAACTTTACGAGAAGTTATTCAAAAGCACAGTTCGAGCGAGCGCCTTCGCCAAACGCTGCGCCATCATATTATTGAAATGTTTGAGGGACGAATCGATGACAACTTTTTAGAAAAGCGTCGCAGTGTAGGAAAAATGCATGTAAAGATAAATTTATATCCGAAATGGTATTTAGCTGCATTTCAAAACTTAGAAAAATCTTTACGGAAAATCGTCTATAATTTGCATTTATCAAATGACGAAGAAGAAAAGTACTGTGATGCAATTAGTAAAATGTGTAATTTTGAACAACAAATTGTTTTGGAGGAGTATAACAACTACTCTAATTTTATTGTTGAGGAGCAACGAAATAGTATTCGTTCACATGTAAAAGATATTGTTGGTGGAATTTCAACACAGTTAGAAGCCCAGTCTCATGATACGAATGAATCAGTAATGGAGCTTATTTCTAGTACGAAGCAAGTGAATACTTACTTAAAGGAAAGTCTTGATGAAGCGAAGACGATGCAAAAGGTTTCATCCGAAGGTTATTCAAAAATTGTCTTATTAAACGAGCAAACTGGAAAAATTAATGATAAGACTGCTGAGATGGCGATTATGGTGGAGGAGTTAAACCATTCTTCTTCAAAAATTAATAAAGTAATCGAGATGGTGAAAAGCATTTCTGGACAAACAAATTTATTAGCATTGAATTCAGCAATTGAAGCTGCACGGGCTGGAGAACATGGAAAAGGTTTTGCAGTTGTAGCCGATGAGGTACGTAAGCTGGCAGATCAAACGAAAGAATCAGTGGAACAAATTGCAGATTTAATCGGTATGTCTAGCGGGATTACGAAACATGTTGTTCAGGCGATCCAAGAAATACAAGAGCTCGTAAATAATAGTATTGAGCAAAATTTGAACTCATTAAAGGCATTCGATGCGATATCTGGCTCAGTTGAGGGCTCTATCGTAAACTTTCAAAATGTCGGTAGTCAAATAGCTGAGTTGGCTACTGTAATTGAATCCATTGGTGAATCTTCGGAGGAACTAGAGCGTGTTGCAAGTCGTCTTGATACGACGATTAAAGATTTTTAA
- a CDS encoding helix-turn-helix domain-containing protein yields MNIGMEIKKLRTEKGITLKELSEKSELSVGFLSQLERGLTTIAVDSLEKLAAILEVHLTHFFDYPHNKKDIVLRSYEQEIIDAVEGGFIKYSLSTDLENKQLVPRLIEILPQKKNEEILSYKHEGEEFIYVLEGILTVYINGKSYDVYPGDSIHMDSKIAHNWANYTNKKVKLIAVNTPNFYGHNTIASTK; encoded by the coding sequence GTGAATATAGGGATGGAAATAAAGAAATTAAGGACTGAAAAAGGAATTACTTTAAAGGAGTTAAGTGAAAAAAGCGAACTTTCTGTTGGATTTTTGTCTCAATTAGAAAGGGGTCTTACTACGATAGCAGTCGATTCACTAGAAAAACTAGCTGCGATTTTGGAAGTACATTTAACCCATTTTTTTGATTATCCACATAACAAAAAAGATATCGTTTTAAGAAGTTATGAACAAGAAATAATAGACGCGGTAGAAGGCGGCTTTATTAAGTATAGTTTAAGTACAGACTTGGAAAACAAACAACTTGTGCCACGGCTTATCGAAATACTACCTCAAAAGAAAAATGAAGAAATATTATCCTATAAACATGAGGGTGAAGAGTTCATTTATGTTTTAGAGGGGATTTTAACGGTTTACATAAATGGTAAGAGCTATGACGTGTATCCTGGTGATAGTATTCATATGGATTCGAAAATTGCCCACAATTGGGCGAATTACACTAATAAAAAGGTGAAGCTCATAGCTGTTAATACGCCAAATTTCTATGGGCATAATACGATCGCTTCTACTAAATAA
- a CDS encoding 2-hydroxyacid dehydrogenase: MKKKLFITRKFPAQFVEPLEEYYDIEQWEEEEIVIPRDKLLAAVADCEVLWVTIADQVDEELLKHAPNLKLVTNLAVGFNNIDILALRKRGIMATNTPGVLTNTTADLVFGLLLATARRIPESERYLRDGNWKSWYPMQLVGKDVSGSTIGIIGMGRIGQAVARRAKGFDMKVLYHNRRRRHEAEEMYGFRYATLEELLTKSDFVVIMTPYNSDTVGLIGAKELALMQEDAVLINASRGGIIDENALYDTLKNGKLWAAGLDVFEHEPVPLDHPLLTLPNVVALPHIGSASLKTRTAMLMLNVNALMAYGEGKPISNRID; this comes from the coding sequence ATGAAAAAGAAATTATTTATTACACGAAAATTTCCAGCTCAGTTTGTTGAGCCTTTAGAGGAGTATTATGATATAGAACAATGGGAGGAAGAAGAAATCGTTATTCCGCGAGACAAACTTTTAGCAGCGGTAGCAGATTGTGAAGTATTATGGGTAACGATTGCAGACCAAGTTGACGAAGAATTACTAAAACACGCCCCCAATTTAAAACTAGTGACAAATCTAGCAGTTGGTTTTAACAATATTGATATACTAGCATTGCGCAAAAGAGGCATTATGGCAACAAATACGCCAGGCGTCTTAACAAATACGACAGCTGATTTAGTATTTGGCTTATTGCTAGCAACAGCACGTAGAATACCAGAAAGCGAGCGCTATTTACGTGATGGTAATTGGAAAAGCTGGTACCCAATGCAGTTAGTTGGTAAGGATGTGTCGGGTTCAACGATTGGCATTATCGGCATGGGACGTATCGGTCAGGCTGTGGCGAGACGTGCGAAGGGCTTCGATATGAAAGTTTTATATCATAACCGTAGACGTCGCCATGAAGCAGAAGAAATGTATGGTTTTCGTTATGCTACTCTAGAGGAGCTTTTAACAAAATCTGATTTTGTTGTTATAATGACCCCTTATAATAGCGATACAGTTGGGTTAATAGGCGCGAAGGAACTTGCCTTAATGCAGGAAGATGCAGTATTGATTAATGCTTCTCGCGGAGGAATCATTGATGAAAATGCCCTTTACGACACGTTAAAAAATGGCAAGCTATGGGCTGCGGGGCTAGATGTTTTTGAACATGAACCAGTTCCATTGGACCATCCACTTTTAACCTTACCAAATGTTGTTGCGCTTCCGCATATCGGTAGTGCATCGTTAAAGACAAGAACAGCTATGTTAATGCTTAATGTCAATGCACTTATGGCATATGGAGAGGGTAAACCAATTTCGAATAGAATTGACTAA
- a CDS encoding metallophosphoesterase, with amino-acid sequence MAKISMGVLFIGIYSALTFYLGWGIKQWLVAMNWFYYPIVYWLLLYIISFSVVIGRLHESLRVFSVIGNYWMFIFEYGLLLCLTVQIVMWLTPFNNIRMIGSFAIVIFFVLWAVGTYLAYSPIVRNLEITMDKKDSELSSLRVVMASDFHLGVLSNKKHLQRFVNLSNEVKPDIVFLAGDIVDDDPKWFVQDGMADVMKQLKATYGIYGVLGNHEYYGKKIPEFVEEMKNAGVEILRDETIRVGNAFIVTGQEDITNKERQPLDALKLNDHLPWFVMNHTPDDLVTPAQAGVDFHMSGHTHKGQLWPNQYITARVFELDHGYKMKGQMHTLVSSGFGFWGPPMRIGSRSELWVVDITFQ; translated from the coding sequence ATGGCAAAAATAAGCATGGGCGTTCTTTTTATAGGTATATATAGTGCTTTAACATTTTATTTGGGGTGGGGCATCAAGCAATGGCTAGTTGCGATGAATTGGTTTTACTATCCAATTGTGTATTGGCTATTACTTTATATTATTTCCTTTAGTGTTGTTATAGGAAGGTTACATGAGTCTTTACGAGTATTTTCAGTAATAGGTAACTATTGGATGTTTATTTTTGAATATGGCTTATTGCTTTGTTTAACAGTACAAATTGTTATGTGGTTAACGCCATTCAACAATATTCGCATGATAGGAAGTTTTGCTATCGTTATATTTTTTGTACTGTGGGCTGTTGGTACATATCTGGCATATTCTCCGATTGTACGTAATTTGGAGATTACAATGGATAAAAAAGATAGTGAGTTATCGTCGTTGCGAGTTGTTATGGCTTCTGATTTTCATTTAGGTGTGTTATCAAATAAAAAGCATTTACAACGTTTTGTAAATTTATCAAATGAAGTGAAGCCTGATATTGTTTTTTTGGCAGGAGACATTGTTGATGATGACCCAAAATGGTTTGTGCAGGATGGAATGGCTGACGTAATGAAACAGCTTAAGGCGACTTATGGTATATATGGTGTGCTTGGTAATCACGAATATTATGGAAAGAAAATTCCTGAATTTGTAGAAGAAATGAAAAACGCTGGTGTGGAAATTTTACGAGATGAAACAATTCGTGTTGGGAATGCGTTTATAGTAACAGGCCAAGAAGATATTACGAATAAAGAAAGGCAACCACTCGATGCTTTAAAATTGAACGATCATTTGCCTTGGTTTGTGATGAATCATACACCAGATGATTTAGTAACACCAGCGCAAGCAGGGGTAGATTTCCATATGTCTGGTCATACGCATAAAGGACAACTATGGCCAAATCAATATATTACGGCACGTGTTTTTGAACTGGATCATGGTTATAAGATGAAGGGACAAATGCATACACTTGTTTCATCAGGCTTTGGATTTTGGGGACCACCAATGCGTATAGGTAGTCGTTCTGAGCTATGGGTAGTTGATATTACTTTTCAGTAA
- a CDS encoding acyl-CoA dehydrogenase family protein, with amino-acid sequence MGKYKFESTEHKLFRKTFRKFLAEEAEVHYKQWEKDRLIPLDFWRKLGQLGYLCPQVEEQYGGLGLDFSFGVIIQEELERVGSSLIGVGLHNDIVVPYIEAYGTNQQKSRWLPKCVTGETITAIAMTEPGTGSDLANIQTTAIRDGDHYIVNGQKTFITNGIHANLVVVAVKTNPQAEKKHRGISLLVIEDGTSGFTKGRKLEKVGMHAQDTAELFFEDCRVPVENLLGEEGKGFTYMMEKLQQERLAVAIAAQSAAEDMLALTIDYVKSRQAFGKSISDFQNTQFKIAEMATKVELGKTFLESLIEEHIAGKDVVTKVSMAKYWITENAREISTQCMQLHGGYGYMEEYKIARRYRDIPVMSIYAGTNEVMKMIIAKNAGL; translated from the coding sequence ATGGGGAAGTATAAATTTGAATCAACAGAACATAAGTTATTCCGCAAAACGTTCCGTAAGTTTTTAGCTGAAGAAGCTGAGGTACATTATAAACAGTGGGAAAAAGATCGCCTTATCCCGCTTGATTTTTGGCGTAAGCTTGGACAATTAGGTTATTTATGTCCACAAGTAGAAGAACAATATGGTGGCCTCGGGTTAGACTTTAGCTTCGGTGTCATTATTCAAGAAGAACTAGAACGGGTAGGTTCAAGTCTTATCGGTGTCGGCTTGCATAATGATATCGTTGTTCCATACATTGAGGCCTATGGAACAAACCAACAAAAATCACGCTGGCTACCTAAGTGTGTCACAGGTGAAACTATTACAGCAATTGCAATGACAGAACCAGGAACAGGTTCCGATTTAGCGAATATACAAACGACCGCTATTCGAGATGGCGATCATTATATTGTGAATGGTCAAAAGACCTTTATTACAAATGGCATTCATGCAAATTTAGTCGTTGTCGCGGTCAAAACGAACCCCCAGGCGGAGAAAAAACATCGCGGAATTAGCCTTCTCGTTATTGAGGATGGGACATCTGGCTTTACAAAGGGACGTAAACTCGAAAAAGTAGGCATGCATGCACAAGATACAGCCGAACTATTTTTTGAGGACTGTCGTGTTCCAGTAGAAAATTTATTAGGTGAAGAAGGAAAAGGCTTCACCTACATGATGGAAAAGCTTCAGCAGGAACGTCTAGCTGTAGCAATCGCAGCCCAATCGGCAGCTGAAGATATGCTTGCTTTAACAATTGATTATGTGAAATCACGTCAAGCTTTCGGAAAATCCATTAGTGACTTCCAAAATACACAATTTAAAATTGCCGAAATGGCAACAAAAGTAGAGCTTGGTAAAACGTTTTTAGAATCTTTAATCGAGGAACATATAGCTGGCAAAGATGTTGTGACAAAGGTTTCGATGGCAAAATATTGGATTACCGAAAATGCTCGAGAGATATCTACCCAGTGCATGCAGTTACACGGTGGTTACGGCTATATGGAGGAATATAAAATAGCACGACGTTATCGTGATATACCTGTTATGTCTATCTACGCTGGCACAAACGAAGTGATGAAGATGATTATTGCAAAAAATGCAGGGCTTTAA